One Hydrogenobaculum sp. 3684 genomic window, ACACTTCTTTGTAGCGTCTTTGTTTTTCTTCTTTTGGTATTTTATCTTCAAACTGATATGCATATGTTCCCTCTTCGTGGGAGTATTCAAAAACCCCTACAAAGTGAAAAAGTTCTTGGCTTATAAAATCTAAAAGCTCTTCAAAATCTTTTTGTTCTTCCGTTGGATAGCCCACTATAAAAGAGCTTCTTAGTATAGGTTTTTTATGCTTCATAGCGTTTATTTGCTCTAAAAGCCTAAAAACATCTTTTTTTGTATATCCTCTTCTCATGTTTTTTAAAACATTATCAGATATATGTTGAAGTGGTATATCAAAATAAGGCAATACGCTTTTTGAGTTGTCTATATAATCTATAAGGTCTTTACTTATGCTGTTTGGATAAAGATACATGAGCCTTATCCAAGGAAAATCAAGCTTTTCAAGGGCATGTAAAAGTTTTATTATGCTTTTAAAAGAGTTATCCTCTTGATAGTAAAGGGTATCTTGGGATACTATGACAAGTTCTTTTACACCCTTTTCTTTTAAATATGTTGCCTCTTGTGTAAGCTCTTCTATGGATTTTGACCTATGGTTACCTCTTATATTGGGTATAGCGCAAAAAGAACATTTCCTGTTGCATCCTTCTGCTATTTTAAGGTAAGCATAATGCTTTGTGGTAATTTGTCTTTTTGGTGTTTGTAAAAGCTCAATACCTTCTAAATCTTTTATATTTTCAAAAAATATCGCTTCTGGTATCTCTTTTTGAAGCTCTTCTTTGTATCTGTACACAAGGCACCCTGTCACAAACACTTTTTTGCCATCGTTTATGGCTTTTAGTATCTCTTCTATGGATTCTCTTTTGGCTTGTTCTATGAATCCACATGTGTTTATAACAACGGTGTCAGCTTTGTGGTAAGAGCTTATGTTTTCTTTTTTGAAAAAACCCATTATATTTTCTGAATCTACAAGGTTTTTTGGACATCCTAAATTTATAAAATTTATTTTCATATCAAGAAAAATACTCTAGTTTATCAAGCTTTTCCCATGAAAGACCTTCTTTGCCAAAGTGTCCATAGCAAGCAGTTTTTTTGTATATAGGCTTTCTAAGGTCCAAGGTTTCTATGATATCTTTTGGATACAAGCTAAAAACTTCTCTTATTCTAGATTTTATAAGGTCTACTGGTTTTGTTTCGGTGCCAAAGGTCTCTATGTCAAAACCTATGGGTTCTTTTACACCAAAAGCATAAGCTATCTGTATGAGGACTTTTTTAGCCCAACCAGCTGCCACTATGTGTTTTGCTATATACCTCGCCATATAAGAGGCAGCTCTGTCTGTTTTTGTAGGGTCTTTGCCAGAAAAAGCGCTTCCTCCTGAGAAAGATATATCGCCGTAAGCATCTGATACTATTTTTCTGCCAGTCATACCTGTATCTGCCACAGGCCCACCTATGATAAACCTACCGGCTGGGTTTATCTTTATCTTGGTTTCTTTTTTTAAAAGCTCACTGGGTATATGTTTTTTAATGATATCTTCGAAGATAAGTTCTCTTAAATGATTTAAGCTTATATCAGGATCGTGTTGTACAAACATATTTATAGAATCTATATAAAATTTGTTTTGATCTTCGTATTTGATACCCACTATCGTTTTACCATCAGGTCTTAAGAAGGGCATTATACCTTTTTTTCTAAAATCTGATGTGGTTTTTGAGATTTTATGAGCATAATAAATTGGTGCTGGTAAAAAGCTTTCCGTTTCATCGGTGGCATAACCCACCACTATGGCACTATCGCCTGCTCCTTCTGATGCTATACAAAGGGCTATCTCTGGGCTTTGCTCGTTTATAGAGCTTATAACGCCTATCAAATCTCCATCAAAACCATACTCTGGTTTTGTATATCCTACTTCTTTTATAGCTTTTTTTGATACCATTTGTAAATCTACGTATGCAGAGGAAGAGACTTCCCCTGCTATAAATACAATGTTGGAGCTAAGCAAAACGTTTATTGAGACCCTAGAAAACGGGTCTTTTCTCATGAACTCATCTAATATCTCATCGGATATGATATCTGCAAGCTTGTCCGGATGCCCTTCAAAAGGTGATTCCGCAAACCTTATCCTATCCATCTTGAAGTCTCTTTTTTACATAGGTTATTATATCTACAGGTAGCGGATCGTAGCCGTACATGTTTGCCAAATGATAGCTGGCAAAATCTCCTATGTATATATTCTTTAAAAGCCTTGAGATGTAGGAGTTTCCTTCTTCTGATATGAGTATCGGGTTAAAGCCCTTGTCTTTTAAAATGTCTATTGTCATATTTACCCTTAGGCTTACCCTTGGGTGTTCTTTTTTATCTGCTACTATAACAAACCTAAGGTATTGGTTTATGTCTGGGTTTGTATAACCTACCACTTCGTTGTGATGCATCTCTGGTATATATGCGTTGTAAGCTGGTGTTTTTGAGTTTTCGTTTATTTGGGTTTTAAACCTGTAAGCGGCTGCTTCCATAAGCGGTGTTCCATATATTATAGGCACATATCCAAACAAGCTTTTTGCTATGTCTTTTGAAACTTCCTCATAACGAGAGCTTGAAGCTTTTAGATCTTCTTTTAAGTCTAATATTTCTTCTTCTTTTCCAAAAAGCCATAAACAAGCATTAAGCATAAATCCAAGAGCATACCTCGGAGGATAACCAGTGGGTATTTTTATGTGTGGTACACCGTGCTTGTTGGACAATTCTTCTAACTTTCCGCCAGAGCTTATAGATATTATTTTCGCCCCTACTTTTATGGCTTGTTCAAATACAGATATTGTTTCTTCCGTATCGCCACTATAAGATATACATACCACAAGAGCGTCTTTGTCTACAAAAGGCAAAAGTTCATACCCTTTTATAGAGAATACGGGCTTGTTAGAACCATTTTTTATAAGGTAGGATTTCATTATTTCTCCTACAATACCAGACCCTCCCATGCCGCTAAACACAAGCATGTTGTAGCTTTGTGGCAACATGTTGCCAACATCGACTTTTTCAAAGTGGTCTCCAAAACCCCTCAACATCTCTAATGCGCTTTTCATTTTCAAATACCTCCTTAAGTAATATTTTACATCAATATATACTCATTGATAAAGATAAATTTTGTATGTTATAATGTCTTTTCAATGAAGTATATTCTAAAAGGAAAAGTTTTTGGAAGAGTTCAAAAAGTAGGTTTTAGGGCTTTTACAAAAGATATAGCGGATAGTTTGGGTATACAAGGCTATGTTAGAAACCTTGAAGATGGTACGGTAGAGTTTGAAGCTATAGGAGAGAAGGAAACTCTTGAGATGTTTTTAGAAAAGCTAAAAGAAGGCCCAAAACATGCTTTTGTCTCTGATATAAAATATAACATGGAGGTTTTTGAAGATGAAGATTATCCAAAAAGCTTTGATATTTTGTATTAGCCTTGGGCTTTTAACTTGGCAAGCTAAGGCTTATGAGTGCCATTATTACAAGATAAGAAAAGGTGACACGATAGACGGTATTGCCCATAAATTTCACGTTTATACAAAATCCATAAAAGAGGCAAACCCTTCTCTTAGGAAACATAAATTTTTATCTATAGGGCAAAAAATCTGTATCCCTTACAAACCAAAAAGACCAAAAATACCTACCATGAGCTATAAAGTAAAAAGCGGTGATACATTGTCGGTTTTGGCGAAGCGTTTTGGTACATCTGTAAGAGAGCTAAAAGAGTTAAACAACCTTCATAGGAATTTTCTAAGGGTAGGAGAGACTATAAAAGTTCCTTACAATACAAAGTATGTAGAAAGATACGAAGGCAGAAAGTACAAGCTTTATGTTATCAAAAACGGTGGTACTCTTAGAGATGTTTCAGATGTAGCCGGTGTACCGCTTAGGATACTTGAAAAATTAAATCCAGATTTAGTAGGTAAGTATCTTAGTAAGGGCACTGTTGTAAAGCTTGGTAAAAAGCGTATAACCTATAAAAAACTTATAGCAAGAGCCAAAAAGCGTTATAAAGAAAATTATCAAGCTAAACCATTACCAAGCCAACCAAACAATCTAAAAGCCCTTACTCAAGAAGAAGCTAATTCTCAATCAACGTTGCATAAACATGTAAATATACCACTACCGGTAGAAGGTCAGATACAAAGGGCCCAAAGGGGTATAAATATCGTTACCGACTGTGGAAAGCCGGTAAAAACTATAAACTCAGGCATAGTGGTTTATAGCGGTGATGATTTGGCAGCTTACGGTAATATGGCCATAGTGGATGGTGGTGGTATTATAACGGTTTATGCTTATAACCAAAAGCTTTTTGTAAAGAAAGGTCAGATGGTAAATAAAGGTCAAACTATAGGTTTGGTGGGGACAAAGCCTGGTACTTCTATTTGTGAGCTTCATTTTGAATTAAGAAGCAAAGACGGCACTCCTATAGATCCTATCACTTACTTTGGTAGATAATTTGTTATAATATACTTAAACTTTAAAGGAGGTGTACAATGGATTTAAGCAAGATAGTAAGCAAAAATCCGCCGGAGGACATCTACGCTTTCATAGAAATACCAAAGGATAGCAACATCAAGTATGAGCTTAACAAAGAAAGCGGTGTGATCTTTGTGGATAGGGTACTTTTTACCGCTATGTATTATCCTTTTAACTATGGTTTTGTGCCAAACACCTTAGCAGAGGATGGAGACCCTATAGATATAGTTGTGATATCGGAATTCTCTGTGGTACCTGGTTCTGTTATAAGATGTTCTTTAATAGGTATGCTTGAGATGGAAGATGAGGCTGGTATAGACACGAAGCTTTTGGCAGTGCCCCACAAGAAAATAGACCCAGCATTTTCTTACGTAAAAGATGTGGATGATTTACCAGCTCATATAAAGGAAAAGATAAAACACTTTTTTGAGCATTACAAAGAGCTTGAGCAGGGCAAATGGGTAAAGCTCAAAAACTTCTTATCAAAGGAAAAAGCCACAGAGGAGCTTCGAAAAGCTATAGAGCGATTTTCAAATAAATGAGCCTTGTAAAAGACACGGCCTTAGAGACCATATCAAAAGAAATAGAAGCCGTTGAAGGTTTAAAGCTTTTAATAAATGAAGATTTTGAAAAAGCTATAGATGTTATATATCGTTCTGAAGGTAAGGTTATATTGACTGGAGTTGGCAAATCTGGCCATATAGCAAGAAAAATAGCTTCTACTATGGCAAGCGTTGGTACCCCTGCGGTGTTTTTGCATCCAAACGAGGCTTTACATGGAGATCTTGGTATTATTTCAAAAGAAGATGTTGTTTTAGCATTGTCCAACAGCGGCGAGTCTGCTGAAATACTTTACATGATTCCTTATATAAAAATGATGGGATGCTTTTTAATATCTATTACAAACAATAAAAACTCTACTTTGGCAAGACAAAGCGATATATCGATAGTGCTTAACGTTGAAAAAGAAGCATGCCCTTTAAACTTGGCTCCCACATCTTCCACCACTGCCATGCTTGTACTTGGCGATGCTATGGCTATGAGTCTTTTGAGGCTTTCTGGTTTTAAAGAAGAGGATTTTGCTCTTTTGCATCCGGCTGGGTTTTTAGGCAAGAAGCTAAAGCAAGTAAAAGATGTGGGTCATTTTGGTGATGAGCTTCCTATTGTAAAAAAAGATGCAAAGATATATGAGGCCATTATAGAGATAACTCAAAAGGGCTTTGGAGCTACAGCGGTAGTGGATGAAGCTGGAAAGCTGGTGGGCATATTGACAGATGGTGATATAAGAAGGATTTTAGAAAGTAAAGTAGATATAAATACCACTAGTGTGTATGAGGTTTGCACTAAAAACCCAAAAACCATATCAAAATCTGACATATTAGCAAAAGCTCTATCTTTGATGGAAAACCACAAGATAACTGTTCTTATCATAGAAGAGAACGAAAAGCCAATAGGTATAATACACCTTCATGACATACTGAGGTCTGGTATAAATTGAACTCTTCAAATATTTTTACAATACCAAATCTTTTATCGTTTTTTAGGCTTTTAATGTCTCCATTTTTTTTATTTTTAGTAAAAGCCGATATAAAGCTAGCGTTTTTTCTATTTATTTTAGTCAGTATTACAGACGCTTTGGACGGGCTTATAGCAAGGCTTACAAACAGCGTAAGTTTTCTTGGCAAACTGCTTGATCCTATAGCCGATAAAGTTTTGATATTGTCTTTGTCTTTTGCTTTTATAAAACTAAAGTACCATATGCCAGCTATTCTTTTTAAGCTAATATTGGCTAGAGAGGTGTTTATAATTTTAGGAAGTGTTTTGTTGCTCTATCTTGGTGTAGTGCCAAAGCCCTCTTATCTTGGAAAGCTTGCCACGTTTTCTATGATGATGCTTTTTTTTGGGCTTTTCATAGAGAATATTAAGAATTACGAAATAAAATTTATAGACTTATTTTACGATGTAGTAGGTGTTTTTGTAGCGCTAAGCTTCTTTGAATATCTGAACATAGGTGTTAGAAATATGATAAACGTATTCAACCATAAAGTTTTAAAATAGATTCATGAAGCTTTTTATAAAGAAGCTTTTTATACTTTTTGTATTTATACTTGTTTTATTGGCGGCTTCTGGTATAAAATCCTTTGGCGTAAGCTCAAGTTTAAACTCTTATTTAGAGAAAAAGTTAAATCATGCCATAGAACTCATACATCTAAGGGACTACCAAGATGCTGTCTCAGAGCTTATGGACGTGTACTCTATGGCTCCAAAAAGTAAATACGGTGAGCTTTCTTATCTTTACATAGCAAAGGCCTATGCTTACGAAAACTACTACAGTGCAAATATAAAAGGTGTCCAAAACGCTATAGTTATGCTAAACATGTACCCATTTTATTATAAGGTCCCATCTTATATAGCTCTACAAAGAGAAATAATAGGTGATATATATCTTCTTTTGGGAGATTTCAACAAAGCCACTGGTGTTTTTATGGTTTTATCAAGCAAATACCCAAACGTAAACAGGTATAAGATCAAGTTAGCCTATGCGACCCTTAGAAACCACGATAAAAATGGTATAGATTATACTAAAAGCATTCAAAACAAAGATATAAAAACTCCAGAGGATACCGCTCTTTATTATTTTGATTACGCCATATACTATTTTTTGACTGGAGATTATAAAAACACTACCTTCATGCTTCATGAAGCTTCTAACTACGATAGTTTTTTATCTTATCACCCCTATTACGAGTTTCTTTATGGATACGCTTTTTATAAGTTATCAGATTGGCAAGATGCCATGTTTCACCTTGAGCTTTCAAAAAGAAGAGACATATATGGAAGGTATAAAAACAAAGTAAATTATGTACTAATGCATATTTATCTTATTACAAAAGACTATCTTGATGCTCATAGGATTTTAAAAGAATTTTTAAAGCATGACGGTGTTTTTTACAATCCAGTTGCCTATATATCCTTTAGTTCTTTATGGATGCACCCTGGTTATTTGGCCACTTACAAAATACCGTTTTATCAAAATACCTTAGATAAGCTTATGTGGCTTCATTTCCCAAGCGTTTTATCTTTATATCCGGATTTTGGCCTTCTCAATTACTACCTTGAAGGTGAACTTAATTCCGAAGAGATTCAAGATATGTTTATAGGATTTTTAAACATAAAATTTCCAAATAGACCTATAAATTTTGATGATATAAACGTATCCTTTGAAAAGCCTATAAACTATATATCAAACCTTATATCAAGAGAAAACCCCTACGATGAAACCTTTGCCTATAGGCTTTATAGCGTTTACAAAGAAGATCCATCTTTATTTGCGATGTTTTTACAACCTAGCACTTATGAGAACATCTCAAGAGTTTTTGTGTATGTAGGTGATACAAAAGGACTTGGATTTACAAACGGTATCCAAGATCAAAATATAAAGACGTTTCTACAAGGAGAGTTTTATATAGAACAAGGTGATATAAAAGATGGTGTTGCAGCTTTAAACTCAGTGCTAAACAATTTAAAAGGCGATGATAAAGAAGAGGCAGAATTTCTAATAGGCTACTATACCAACGACGATACCATATTGGATAGATTTTTATCTCATAAAAATATTTATACATCTAATAGATTAAAAGACTATGCTAAGCTTGGACTTTTAAAAGACGGCATATTAAAGTTAAACAAAAAAGATTATAAAAATGCTTTAAAATATTTTAAAACCTATATAGAGATTTACAATAAAACAAAAAACAACACATATTGGTGGGCTTTATATAAAGCTGCTTACATTAGCTACTTGCTAAAAGATAAAAATGAGTTAAAATATATATTAAGTTTGGCTAAAAATAGCCAAAACCTTTGGGCTAAGGCTGCTATTATTTTGTGGGGTGAGTAGTTATGGGGCTTTTTAACGGTGTAGATGAAGTAGTTCCTTATTTAGATTATACGTGGTTAAAACACAAGGTTATACTTAGCAATTTAGCAAATGCAGATACACCACACTACAAGGAGTTAAACGTAAGGTTTGTACCTTTTGAAAAAGAGCTAGCCCTAAAGATAACAAATCCCAAAAAACAAATTCAACCAGTACAAACAGGGCCTCATTTTGATATATTGGAAAAAGAATCTGGGCTTATAGGAAACGATAGAAACAACGTCAGTATAGAAGAGCAGATGGCACAGGCAAACGCAAATTATATAGCTTATGAGACTTATATGAAGATGATAACAGACAACATAAACGAACTAAACACAGCTATAAAAGGGCAATAAAGGAGGTAAAAACAGTTGACAAATTTATGGCAACGAGGAAGTATGAAAGAATGTAAGGAGATATATGGTTTGAGTAGAGGTACATTGATAAACTATGATAAGAAAGGATTGATAACACCTATTATATATGGGCAAAGAGGATCTAAAAAGAAATGATAACGCTGGAATGTTTACTTGAATTTGAGACCAATGAAAATAGAGATACTGTATTAGATTTAATGCGTAGGTTTTCATCAGCAATGAGATATGCATATAAAAGGTTGTTAGAAAGTGAAAAAAGAAAAGATTTAAAGAAAAATATATCAAGATTATTTAACATAAATACAAGATATTCAGATAATGCAATACTGCTGGCTAAACAAACGATAGAGATATACAAATCGCATAATAAAAATCCCAAAAAGGTTATATTTGGATCAAGAGCGTTATTTGATAAACTAAACAAGAAACACTTAACTGGAAAATCAAGAAAGAGTCTTATAAAAAAGTGGAGAGAAAAAAGGCAAGGCAATCTCTATTCAAGAGGCGATAAATCTAAACAAGGAAATCTAAATTTAAGGCTGCAGTGGATAAACGATAAGTTATATTTGAGAATAAATATAGGAGATAGACAGTACGTTTATGCAAAAGTAATTAGAACTGTAAACAGGAAGAATGATAAATGGATAGATTTTATGTTTATGCTATTGAAAGCTAAAGAATCTGGTAGTTGGTTTCCATATAGTGTTAGGTTAACATTGAAAAACGGTAATGTATATGCTTTCATATCTGTTGAAGAGAAACTACCACCTGTTGCAATCAAAAAAGATAATGGTGTTATAGGTATAGATATAAACGCTTATCCATTCCATTTAGCATTAGCAACCGCATCAAAAGATGGAAATCTGGAAAACTATCAAGCAATAAGCTTGTATGAATTATTAGATGTTAGCTCAGAGAAAAGACAATATTTAGAATGGCAAATAGCACATCAAATAATAGAAATTGCTAAGAAGGAAAACAAAGCTATTGCAATAGAAAACTTAGATAAACTACCAAAAGGTAAAAGAGGAGATGGGTTTGCTAAACTAAGACAGAAATTGCAAAAGTGGATATACAAGAGATTATTAAATAAAATAGAGATTACAGCAAGAAGAAATGGAATAGAAATTAGAAAAGTAAATCCAGCATATACATCTTTAATAGGCAAATTAAAATATGCACCGCAGTTTAACATAGACAAAGATATTGCAGCAGCATTTGTAATAGCAAGAAGAGGATTAGGATATAAGGAAAAACTACCTAAAAACTACAAAGGATTATTAAATGATAAAGATTTTCTTTTGTTTAGTGAAGCCAGTATTGAGGATAAGATCGCTAAACTTAAGAAAGAGATGAAAGAAGAGAAAAATCAATACAAAAGAAACAAATTAAAAAGCAAGCTAAGTAAATTAAGAAAAGAACTTAAAGCACTAGAAAAACATTTATCGTTTGTTATAGAAAGTGAAAAGAGTAAGTCAGTTTCTCAACAACCTGTAAACCAACGGAAGGAACAGGTGAGAGGTCTACCTATAGGTAGATACAAAAACTGGCAAATTCTTTTCACAGCCTTTACCTTTTCTTGCCTTGAGAGTTATAGAGACTTTTCTCCCTTGAAAAGGGTAATGATTTCAAGGGATTGGGTAAGGATGGCAAATAGGTTAGTTCCTGTACTTGGTGCAGGGACTATGACACTTCCAAAATACCGCCTGTTGGGGTTGGAAGTATCTGAAATGGCGGAATACAAATACCCCAACCCAAACTGTGCAGAGCAATAGTGTGCTGTAAGCATTTCTCTGAGCTATTGTGTGGCTGTGAATGTTTCTTAGATTCGAAATGCGATTGTATCGCTCTACAGTTTTGTACAGTTTGGTTGACCAGGTAAATTATGCTTGATATATTTAACGCTTTTGATGTATCTGCTTCTGGTATGTATGCAGAGCGCATCAGAATGAACACTATTGCTTCAAACCTTGCAAACTACGAATCTTACAAGACAGACGGCACTCCTTATCAAAAATTAGAGCCAGTGTTTCAAGCAGTTTACGATAAAAACATGCTTTCAGATGGTTTGGTACCGGTTAATGTTAGCGAAATTAGACAGTCAAACGGTTTTAAGCTTATATACGATCCTTCAAACCCACATGCAAACGCTCAAGGGTATGTGGAAGAACCAAATATAAACGTTACTACCGAGATGGTGGATATGATTACAGCTACACAGAGCTATCAAGCTAACCTCAGCGCTTTTAATATGACAAAGAACATAGCTCAGTTTACTATTAATAGCTGGACCTGATTATGGAAAATAAGATAACCAGTATACCGGATTTATTTGCAAACAATTCTTTAGAAAAGCCTAAAAAACAAGAAAATTCTCAAGGAGAAACCTTTTTTGATGTACTGTCAAACTTTCTAAACTATGCAAACGATGTACAGCAAACTGCCGAGGCCACTAAGAAAGCCATATTAGAAGGAGCTGATATCCCTTTGCACGATGCCGTAGTTCAGTTTGATAAAGCTGGTGTGGTGTTGAACTTGTTGGTGCAGGTAAGAAACAAGCTTTTAGATGGTTATCAAACACTCATCAACACTCAAATTTAAACATTTATGGATTTTAGAGAAATATTAAACAACTTAAAAGAGCGTTTCCAAGCTTTAAATAAGACTCAACAAATTGCGGTCTTGTCTATACCTGTAGTTTTAGCGCTCTTAACTGGGTTAATATTTTTTATCACATCAAGAGTGCATTATACCGTTTTATATGGAGATCTAAACAACAGAGATATGGCTGCCATAGTAGAACAGCTTGAAAAAAACAACGTAAAATACAAAATTACTCAAGACGGTAGGACTATATTGGTGCCAGAATCAGAAGCGAGGCAACTGAGGTTAAAATTAGCAGCTATGGGACTTCCCACCAAAGGCTATCCAGGTTTTAAGCTTTTAAACAAAATGCCACTTGGTATGACAGATTTTATGCAGCATGTAGAATATCAAAGAGCTTTGGAGCAAGAATTATCAAACACAATACTTGGATTTAGCAACATAGAAAAAGCCAAAGTAAGTTTAGCAATACCAAAACCAAGTATATTTATAACCCAAAGCCAAAAACCTTCAGCTTCGGTATTTATAGAATTAAAACCGGGGGCTTCAATCACGAGACGTCAGGTTATAGCTATAAGGAATTTGGTGGCCGCTAGTGTACCCGATTTAACCCCCAACAGAGTGACTGTGGTTGATAGCAACGGTGTGGACCTAACGGAAGAACTAAACAACCCCTCTTCCTATCTTACGAACGAACAGTTAAGGGTAAAAACAGCTTTAGAAAACTCCATAACAAAACATCTTGAACAAGTGTTGGGTCAGGCTCTTGGTTATAACAACGTTAGGGTTGCTGTGGATGTAGAACCAGATTTTTCTCAAGTGGAAACAAAATCAAAAAATTACAATCCCAACACTACAGCGATAGTTAGTCAGCAGAAAAAACAAGAAACCACCACAGGTACCAGCGTATCCGGTGTCCCAGGTACAGCCTCAAACATACCACCAATGAGTGGACTTAGACCAAACGCCAATTTTCAATCTACTAAAAAAGAAGTTACTACAAACTACGATGTTAGTGTAGAAAAAACTCATGTTGTAGATAAGACCATACGCATAAAGAGAATGAGTGTAGGCGTCATAGTAAACGCTGATCTTAAAAACGTAAATCTAAACAGCATAAGGCAATTGGTAATTGCGGCGGCTGGGGTAGACCCAAAAAGAGGTGATACTGTATCCGTCATAGCGGTACCCTTTTATAAACCTGTTGTACCGAAACCTCCTATATATGTTGTTTATGCAAAGTATGGTATAGCTGGTGTCTTGCTTCTTTTGTTGCTCGGAATACTGCTTTTTGTATTCTTAAAAACCAGAAAAAAACCAGAAGTTCAAGAATTACCAGCTGTAAGTGCAGCTATGGAAGCTTTAGAATCGCTTGAGACTGAAGAGTTGAGAGAAAAGGCTAAAGAGCTTATTACCGTTGATAAGATGATAAAAATAACCAAGGAAAATCCAGATAAGGTAGCAAAGATTATTAAACATTGGCTTACTGTAAAAAAGGCTTAGAGGTAAACAACTATGGCTGAACAGGTTTTAGGTCAAGAAGAGGTAGATCTTCTTTTAAAGTCTCTAGGTAAAGAAGAAGAGGTAGAGGAAAAATCTCTAGGGTATAAGAAGTTTGATATAGATGATTTAGAGCATATTTCTTTAGGTACAATAGCAGGACTTGAGATTATATTAGAAAAGTGGAGCAGGCTTTCAAGGGCAA contains:
- a CDS encoding IS200/IS605 family accessory protein TnpB-related protein, which encodes MITLECLLEFETNENRDTVLDLMRRFSSAMRYAYKRLLESEKRKDLKKNISRLFNINTRYSDNAILLAKQTIEIYKSHNKNPKKVIFGSRALFDKLNKKHLTGKSRKSLIKKWREKRQGNLYSRGDKSKQGNLNLRLQWINDKLYLRINIGDRQYVYAKVIRTVNRKNDKWIDFMFMLLKAKESGSWFPYSVRLTLKNGNVYAFISVEEKLPPVAIKKDNGVIGIDINAYPFHLALATASKDGNLENYQAISLYELLDVSSEKRQYLEWQIAHQIIEIAKKENKAIAIENLDKLPKGKRGDGFAKLRQKLQKWIYKRLLNKIEITARRNGIEIRKVNPAYTSLIGKLKYAPQFNIDKDIAAAFVIARRGLGYKEKLPKNYKGLLNDKDFLLFSEASIEDKIAKLKKEMKEEKNQYKRNKLKSKLSKLRKELKALEKHLSFVIESEKSKSVSQQPVNQRKEQVRGLPIGRYKNWQILFTAFTFSCLESYRDFSPLKRVMISRDWVRMANRLVPVLGAGTMTLPKYRLLGLEVSEMAEYKYPNPNCAEQ
- the flgC gene encoding flagellar basal body rod protein FlgC: MLDIFNAFDVSASGMYAERIRMNTIASNLANYESYKTDGTPYQKLEPVFQAVYDKNMLSDGLVPVNVSEIRQSNGFKLIYDPSNPHANAQGYVEEPNINVTTEMVDMITATQSYQANLSAFNMTKNIAQFTINSWT
- the fliE gene encoding flagellar hook-basal body complex protein FliE, which produces MENKITSIPDLFANNSLEKPKKQENSQGETFFDVLSNFLNYANDVQQTAEATKKAILEGADIPLHDAVVQFDKAGVVLNLLVQVRNKLLDGYQTLINTQI
- the fliF gene encoding flagellar basal-body MS-ring/collar protein FliF, with amino-acid sequence MDFREILNNLKERFQALNKTQQIAVLSIPVVLALLTGLIFFITSRVHYTVLYGDLNNRDMAAIVEQLEKNNVKYKITQDGRTILVPESEARQLRLKLAAMGLPTKGYPGFKLLNKMPLGMTDFMQHVEYQRALEQELSNTILGFSNIEKAKVSLAIPKPSIFITQSQKPSASVFIELKPGASITRRQVIAIRNLVAASVPDLTPNRVTVVDSNGVDLTEELNNPSSYLTNEQLRVKTALENSITKHLEQVLGQALGYNNVRVAVDVEPDFSQVETKSKNYNPNTTAIVSQQKKQETTTGTSVSGVPGTASNIPPMSGLRPNANFQSTKKEVTTNYDVSVEKTHVVDKTIRIKRMSVGVIVNADLKNVNLNSIRQLVIAAAGVDPKRGDTVSVIAVPFYKPVVPKPPIYVVYAKYGIAGVLLLLLLGILLFVFLKTRKKPEVQELPAVSAAMEALESLETEELREKAKELITVDKMIKITKENPDKVAKIIKHWLTVKKA